TACACCGCCTGCACCGGTTCAATCTGGAACGAAAGTGTATGGTGGTGGCTACGCTGCTTGGATGGCGATACTCTGCGGCGGGACGAATGCCCCGGCAGGCGGTACTGTGTGGAACGCCAGACGGCTCCGGCGCAAGGCCCCGCCTGCAGGCAGACATAGCCATCCGGAACATTCTCGAGCGAAACATCCCACCAGACCCAGCGGCTTTCGCCGGGCTGCGCTGTAATTACCCCTTCGGCCAATACACCTGCGCCATCGGTTCTGTAATCAAAGATGTCCGTCAACCGCACCAATCGAACCGGGATGTTCACTGCGCTGTCACCTTCAACATTAAGACACAGACCCAGCCGATCAATCCGCCCGCCGGAAACCGAGATCAACTGGCCAGGCAATACATCCAGAGACAGCGACCCTTCCAGCCAGCGAGTCAGACCCGCTTCGTTGGACTGATCGAGCGGGGAAACCCCCGAGACGGTCGCGCTGGAACTTGCTGTGACACGGGCCAGCCGCGCAATGTCGCTGGCATCGGTGTTGCGCAGATTCGGCAGGAAACAGCCGTCGCGCAACAGCTGCTGCTGAATCTCGCGGATGGCGCTGCCGCCAGCGGCGGCATCGGCGGCGAGATCTGGCAGGCTGAGGTTGCGGGCTCTGGCCAGCCCGGCGGCCGTGCCGATCGCCTGACCCATGAGAGCGGTTGTGGCCATAACGCGGACGGTTCCCAGCGCGGCGCGAGTGACGGAAATGCACCGGCCCGCAAGCATCAGGTTGTCCACATCCCGGGCGATCAGACTGCGAAGCGGTATTCCATACGGGCCGACATAACTCTTGGCCTGATATTCGCTGTCAGCGCTATACCCTTCCGCGCTGGAAGGTTCAGAGGTAGAAGCCAGAAGTCCTCCCGGTGTATGCAGATCAACAAACCAGCCGCCATACGCCACTTCATCCGGAAACTTATTTTTCGCCTGTATATCGTTTTCGGTCAGCCAATAGCGGCCGACGACACGGCGGCTTTCCCGCTTACCGGGAACCTGTCCGATAAAATCCAGTGCAAAATTTTTGCAGGCTTCTTTCATGCGGGGGTCACGGTTTTTCATCCAGTCCCACACACCGAGCGCATGGCGCGTCAATTCGCGGCGAATAGTTTCGTTTTCGTGGATCGTGTGCCACGGAATGCCGATTTCAATCCACCAGTATCCACCGGTCGGGTCGGACGGCGGACGCCCCTGTTTATAGAAAAAGTCGGCATCGTCGTAATATACCGCCCAGTCTGGCGCCTGAAAGGGACACGGGTGCCCCATATCGCGGCCGCGAAGAAGAATCGTACTTCCCATCGTGTCTGTGCTGGCGGTTTGAGGTGCATGAACCTCTCCGGTTTCAGCCTGAGATTCGCTTCCCATGCGCCACTCGCAACCGGCCTGGTCGGCAATAAAACCGTCCCCGGTGCAATCAGCGAACAGTGGCGCCCGAAGCTCCAGTTCCAGCTCGGCGGAAAGTGTGCGGGCGACTACTGCTGTAATCTGACGGCTGGTGGCGCACGCTTTACGCAGATAATACCCGGACTTTGTGTCCGGCAGATGACTCGCCGCCGCGCCGTGATCCATTAGAACATCCACGACGCAGGTGTTGAGATGCAACGTGAGATTGGGTGTGCGGGAAACCAAATCATAAATCGCCATATCAAATATGCTGTTGGTCCAGCCGGTTTCATTGATGGTTTCATGATTAGCCTGTCGTTCCGCCTCCAGAATTTCATGAATAATGCCGGTTTCTCTGGCATACGCATGGTGGCAGGCCGCGCCGTGTATGGTCACGCGGGTTTCAGAACTGGCAACCCCGCCCAGAACAGGCCGCTCATGAACCAGGCAGGTGCGCAATCCCTGCCGGGCCGCCGCAATCGCCGCACACACGCCGGCCATTCCGCCGCCGACTACAACAAAATCATACTCTTGAATCTGCTTCATCTTTTATCCTCATAACCGGCCTTGTCGAAATAACCGGCCTTGTCGAATTTCGTCGTCCAATCGGCTTTTAGTTTTGCAGACATGGTGCGCAAGGTATCGGAAGCGGTTCTTTTCTGAAAGAAAAAATCGGGTCAGTTCATCGCCGCGATGACTGTGTTGAGTGCGCCGGCAAATGAAACCCATAGAAAATACGGAATCATCAGCCACGCCGCCAGACGACTGCGCTGACTGAAGGCTCCGATACAAATGAGAATCGAAAACCAGAGCAGGGTCAGCACAATCAGCGCCGAGTCCGGACGATGCAGTCCGAAAAATACCGGACTCCAAAGTGCATTAAGAAGCAGCTGTGCGCCGTACGCGGTAAAAACTGCGCGCCGTTCCTCGCGGCATCCGCGCGTCCAAGCGAGGTAACCGGCCAGACCGATCATCAGGTAAAGCGTCGACCACACCGGGCCGAATATCCACGACGGAGGATTCCACGACGGTTTGTTCAACGCCTCATACCAGCCGCCGATGTTTACAAAAACCGCGCTGAGCGCCGGTAGAAATGCGATACCGATGAATAAAAGAACTAGCCCCGCTTTTTTCATATTTTAATTCCTATCAGGTTGTCGGTCAGTCACAGGTGCTTTGAACATATTCGTGCAACGTCAGAAATACTCCGGCGGACCAGCCCATCATCGGCGCGGCTTCGTATTCGCCGCCAGCCACCTCGCCGGTTTCGGCGTCGGTCTTTTCCCAGAGCTGGCCGGTCTTTTCAAACAGCAAGATCGCGGT
The sequence above is a segment of the Kiritimatiellaceae bacterium genome. Coding sequences within it:
- a CDS encoding FAD-dependent oxidoreductase, producing MKQIQEYDFVVVGGGMAGVCAAIAAARQGLRTCLVHERPVLGGVASSETRVTIHGAACHHAYARETGIIHEILEAERQANHETINETGWTNSIFDMAIYDLVSRTPNLTLHLNTCVVDVLMDHGAAASHLPDTKSGYYLRKACATSRQITAVVARTLSAELELELRAPLFADCTGDGFIADQAGCEWRMGSESQAETGEVHAPQTASTDTMGSTILLRGRDMGHPCPFQAPDWAVYYDDADFFYKQGRPPSDPTGGYWWIEIGIPWHTIHENETIRRELTRHALGVWDWMKNRDPRMKEACKNFALDFIGQVPGKRESRRVVGRYWLTENDIQAKNKFPDEVAYGGWFVDLHTPGGLLASTSEPSSAEGYSADSEYQAKSYVGPYGIPLRSLIARDVDNLMLAGRCISVTRAALGTVRVMATTALMGQAIGTAAGLARARNLSLPDLAADAAAGGSAIREIQQQLLRDGCFLPNLRNTDASDIARLARVTASSSATVSGVSPLDQSNEAGLTRWLEGSLSLDVLPGQLISVSGGRIDRLGLCLNVEGDSAVNIPVRLVRLTDIFDYRTDGAGVLAEGVITAQPGESRWVWWDVSLENVPDGYVCLQAGPCAGAVWRSTQYRLPGHSSRRRVSPSKQRSHHHTLSFQIEPVQAVYEPASVLSGRTRPGVGPECWRSAPDRSLPQWLELAWDVPQTIKRVELTFPGQMLLEVHSEPPFYRASQNAREYSIEVDAGNGVWNEVVRVRDNWNRRRNHDLPQPVTVKRLRVLIQATGGDPSAAIAEIRCYAAAATH
- a CDS encoding tryptophan-rich sensory protein; amino-acid sequence: MKKAGLVLLFIGIAFLPALSAVFVNIGGWYEALNKPSWNPPSWIFGPVWSTLYLMIGLAGYLAWTRGCREERRAVFTAYGAQLLLNALWSPVFFGLHRPDSALIVLTLLWFSILICIGAFSQRSRLAAWLMIPYFLWVSFAGALNTVIAAMN